The proteins below come from a single Mya arenaria isolate MELC-2E11 chromosome 8, ASM2691426v1 genomic window:
- the LOC128242199 gene encoding engulfment and cell motility protein 1-like isoform X3 produces the protein MKKAKKVYTKRKTSFRGDQNRADIQNGNVLQLTESPGQSAQNIMDRLNKGSREEKVDALKNLSLKCTDQTFAHEFINRDGLKLVISYVISGSKSFSGDPLMYLLRSFVALMEHNLVSWDILEPDFTKQVTSCISGARSAGEGCTQPALEILENVILHSTDKAKMETLDQHITADKIIPYLRSHSKDVQQCALAVINAMFMKSSQDKKQKLMACFHSKTFRNDITEYILPGEVSQDMAHELYKHQRLMLNMYEERLKTAVNTSNSAQVITVNKTVEELRRTAFDFSDIADSNTGPSRKSGIAKDLKKLGFTDQSDPVKDFETAPPGLLALDNMIHFAQCHKETYIKVVLENCGRANEQDCPFVQASLKLTNILCDLLKVGEQPYEDETCYYPMFFSVDKPLEEFFSVCIHLCNRTWKEMRASREDFEKVLSVVREQITRALDKNQMPKSFDAFKSKLVVLAYPELKKIWDAERQRREESKAQAKPILELREMIKPEILELVRKHRLTYLEGGTRFHKYDNKGSRVKNKYQYWRLSANHKAFFYGDCEDKDTPALEQLPNKLAVHEIMEMVTGKNCAHVKQARNKLDSNIAFSLVLEGSRPDEEKCFHFSANSEQEYMLWEDGINALLNNPMTSRQTKEDMDILLNMEIKLRLLETEGITIPKEPPPIPPLPENYNFAYTQA, from the exons ATGAAGAAGGCAAAAAAGGTTTATACCAAAAGAAAAACCTCATTCAGAGGGGATCAG AACCGAGCGGATATACAGAATGGAAATGTGCTACAGCTGACGGAATCACCT GGTCAGTCGGCTCAAAATATTATGGACCGGCTGAACAAAGGGAGTCGAGAGGAGAAGGTTGACGCGCTAAAAAACCTTTCATTGAAGTGCACAGACCAAACTTTCGCACACGAGTTTATAAATAGGGATGGTCTCAAGCTTGTGATTTCTTATGTCATCTCGGGTAGTAAAAGTTT TTCAGGGGACCCCCTGATGTACCTTTTGCGGTCGTTTGTGGCTCTGATGGAACATAACTTGGTTTCATGGGACATTCTAGAGCCTGACTTTACCAAACAG GTGACTTCATGTATATCGGGGGCTAGATCGGCAGGAGAGGGTTGTACGCAGCCTGCTTTAGAAATACTAGAAAACGTGATTCTCCATAG CACGGACAAGGCCAAGATGGAGACTTTAGACCAACATATAACAGCTGATAAAATCATTCCGTACCTCAGAAG TCACAGTAAAGATGTACAGCAGTGTGCCTTGGCTGTTATAAACGCCATGTTCATGAAATCATCGCAGGACAAGAAACAGAAGTTGATGGCATGTTTCCACTCCAAGACATTTAGAAATGATATTACAGAG TACATTTTACCTGGCGAGGTGAGTCAGGACATGGCTCATGAACTGTACAAACATCAGCGTCTCATGTTGAACATGTACGAGGAAAGGTTGAAAACTGCCGTCAACACCTCAAATAGTGCCCAg GTTATTACAGTTAACAAGACAGTTGAAGAGTTGCGGAGAACGGCGTTTGATTTCTCCGACATTGCTGATTCAAACACAGGGCCATCTAGAAAATCTGGTATTGCCAAGGACCTCAAGAAACTAGGCTTCACT GACCAGTCAGACCCAGTCAAGGACTTTGAGACAGCCCCTCCTGGCCTTCTGGCTTTAGACAACATGATTCACTTTGCTCAGTGTCACAAAGAAACTTACATCAAG GTGGTGTTGGAGAACTGTGGTCGAGCCAACGAGCAGGACTGTCCGTTCGTCCAAGCCAGTCTTAAACTGACCAATATACTCTGTGACCTCCTAAAAGTTGGAGAACAGC CATATGAAGATGAGACATGCTACTACCCGATGTTCTTCAGTGTTGATAAGCCCCTGGAGGAGTTCTTCTCAGTGTGTATTCACCTGTGTAACCGTACATGGAAGGAAATGAGGGCTTCCAGGGAGGACTTTGAAAAG GTGCTAAGTGTAGTCAGGGAACAAATAACTCGAGCTCTGGACAAGAACCAGATGCCGAAGTCATTCGATGCCTTCAAGAGCAAACTTGTGGTTTTGGCGTATCCGGAACTGAAGAAGATCTGGGATGCTGAAAGACAACGAAGAGAAGAGAGTAAAGCGCAGGCAAAACCCATACT CGAGTTGCGAGAGATGATCAAGCCGGAGATATTAGAGCTTGTCCGTAAACACCGACTAACGTACCTGGAGGGGGGGACTAGGTTCCACAAGTATGACAACAAGGGGTCTCGCGTAAAAA ACAAATACCAGTACTGGCGCCTATCAGCAAACCACAAGGCTTTCTTCTATGGTGACTGTGAGGATAAGGACACGCCCGCTCTCGAACAGCTGCCAAACAAACTTGCCGTACATGAAATTATGGAGATGGTCACAGGGAAAAACTGTGCTCACGTGAAACAGGCCAGAAATAAG TTGGATTCAAATATCGCCTTCTCCCTGGTGTTAGAGGGATCTCGCCCAGATGAAGAGAAATGTTTCCACTTCTCCGCAAACAGTGAACAGGAATACATGTTATGGGAGGATGGCATCAACGCTCTTCTCAATAATCCA ATGACCAGCAGACAGACAAAAGAAGACATGGACATTTTGTTGAACATGGAAATCAAACTGCGTCTGCTTGAAACAGAGGGCATTACCATTCCTAAAGAACCGCCACCTATACCTCCACTTCCCGAAAACTACAACTTTGCATATACTCAGGCTTAG